Proteins found in one Sporosarcina sp. FSL K6-3457 genomic segment:
- a CDS encoding alkaline phosphatase family protein yields the protein MTRLTDHLLVLSFDCLSSLDLPMLETLPHFQELLDKAAICREVETIYPSVTYPCHASIVTGNFPNRHGVVTNTLLQPNRSSPDWYWHRRHIKGTTLYDEAKKAGLSTAALLWPVTAKAKIDYHMPEIFANRPWHHQIAVSFMNGSKRYQLEMNNKFGHLRKGIAQPELDDFVTASTVHTIQTKKPNLMLVHLVDLDTQRHHHGFSSEGAHVAIHRHDRRLGEILAALKDSGMYDQTTIVALGDHSSLDHSRAVKLNVLLKDSGLIQLNGHGMVKDWQAYCKSNDGSAYIYVKDEQVKDRVRALLHSLAVNEDNGIEFVLEGAEAGLRGADEQAAFMVEARCGFYFTEHVDGEPIDFIAAEDVAAGKYTHASHGYSPGKENYSTVFIAKGKGIQPNVEIEHMRLVDEGPTFARLLGLDLGETDGKVMEEFLQF from the coding sequence ATGACACGTTTAACAGATCATTTACTTGTACTTTCATTTGATTGTTTATCGTCACTTGATCTTCCGATGTTAGAGACGCTGCCGCATTTTCAGGAGCTGTTGGACAAGGCGGCGATTTGTAGAGAGGTCGAGACGATTTACCCGTCGGTGACGTACCCGTGTCATGCGAGTATTGTGACAGGGAATTTTCCAAATCGGCATGGCGTTGTGACGAATACGTTGCTTCAGCCGAATCGATCGTCGCCAGATTGGTACTGGCATCGTCGTCATATCAAAGGGACAACGTTATATGATGAGGCAAAAAAAGCCGGATTGTCGACCGCGGCATTGCTATGGCCTGTGACGGCAAAGGCGAAGATTGATTATCATATGCCTGAAATTTTTGCGAATCGCCCATGGCATCACCAAATTGCTGTGTCCTTTATGAATGGTAGCAAGCGGTATCAGCTTGAGATGAATAATAAGTTTGGACATCTGCGGAAGGGGATTGCTCAGCCGGAATTGGATGATTTCGTGACTGCATCGACTGTACATACGATTCAAACGAAAAAACCGAACCTGATGCTGGTTCATTTGGTAGACCTTGATACACAACGCCACCATCATGGCTTTTCATCAGAGGGAGCACATGTAGCTATTCATCGCCACGATAGACGGCTCGGTGAGATTTTGGCGGCTTTGAAGGATAGTGGCATGTACGACCAGACGACGATTGTCGCGCTGGGGGATCATAGTTCACTGGATCACTCGAGGGCCGTTAAGTTGAATGTGTTACTGAAGGACAGTGGTTTGATTCAATTGAATGGGCACGGCATGGTGAAAGATTGGCAGGCATATTGTAAGAGTAATGATGGTTCGGCTTATATTTACGTAAAGGATGAGCAGGTGAAGGATAGAGTGCGTGCGCTGCTACACTCCCTTGCGGTTAATGAAGATAATGGTATTGAATTTGTATTGGAAGGCGCTGAGGCAGGACTACGAGGGGCGGACGAGCAGGCTGCTTTTATGGTGGAGGCACGTTGTGGTTTTTATTTTACAGAGCATGTAGATGGAGAGCCGATTGATTTCATTGCAGCGGAGGATGTGGCGGCAGGTAAGTATACACACGCATCTCACGGCTATTCGCCTGGAAAAGAGAATTACTCGACGGTTTTTATTGCGAAGGGGAAAGGGATTCAGCCGAATGTAGAAATTGAGCATATGCGGTTGGTTGATGAGGGACCGACGTTTGCAAGATTGCTAGGGCTGGATTTAGGGGAGACAGATGGTAAGGTGATGGAGGAGTTTTTGCAGTTTTAG
- a CDS encoding AraC family transcriptional regulator — MKPEELAKLVGYSPYHFYRIFDKNIGYTIMDYVLKRKLQYALYDLAQGKKVIQIALDYGFETHSGFTKAFKKVFGSPPSLYRFHCPISLPQKLNLLSLREKRVGGIIMQPKIVQRPAFDIAGKTFESTIENISYTRDAPAFWDQRISSDEAIESTLYEALTPEKHGEYCINLSSQDIEDRFTYLFAVNYDQNVQLPTGLTALQIPDTTYAVFRTPLVTVEQFVSSIKGTWQYILEDWLPESLYEVDETSYDFEYYDEHCHHWEYEKIYMEIYLPIKEKSKE, encoded by the coding sequence ATCAAACCTGAGGAACTAGCTAAATTAGTTGGCTATTCTCCTTATCATTTTTATCGAATTTTCGATAAAAATATCGGGTACACCATTATGGATTATGTCTTAAAAAGAAAATTGCAATACGCATTATACGATTTAGCACAAGGTAAAAAAGTCATCCAAATCGCTTTGGACTATGGTTTTGAGACACATTCTGGCTTTACAAAAGCTTTCAAAAAAGTTTTTGGTAGTCCACCAAGCCTATATCGATTTCATTGTCCTATATCATTACCCCAAAAACTCAATCTATTAAGCCTCCGTGAAAAAAGGGTAGGTGGCATTATCATGCAGCCGAAAATTGTACAGAGGCCCGCTTTCGATATTGCCGGTAAAACATTTGAAAGCACTATAGAAAATATTTCCTACACAAGAGATGCCCCAGCCTTTTGGGATCAAAGAATTTCTTCAGATGAAGCAATCGAAAGCACATTGTATGAAGCCCTAACTCCTGAAAAACATGGGGAATATTGTATCAATCTAAGCAGTCAAGACATAGAGGACAGATTTACTTATTTGTTTGCAGTCAATTACGATCAAAACGTTCAGTTACCTACTGGACTGACAGCGCTACAAATTCCAGATACAACTTATGCTGTTTTTAGAACTCCACTCGTTACAGTTGAACAATTTGTCTCCTCCATAAAAGGGACATGGCAATACATTTTAGAAGATTGGCTTCCAGAATCGCTTTATGAAGTCGATGAAACAAGCTATGACTTTGAATATTATGATGAA
- a CDS encoding class I SAM-dependent methyltransferase, translated as MSEEMIETIVKCMSSDKDMNAVQRIQTEHRLKLVQAWGIKEGSRVLEIGCGQGDTTAALAYVVGEAGFVHGVDIAAPDYGAPITVGDAARYLQQSVLGKQVQMEFNVDVLAADVDFPEDSFDYIVFSHCSWYLRSFEELEAILEKSRKWGKRLCFAEWDARIQTIEQYSHFLAVLIQSQYECFKESSLSNIRTLFTPDDVKRIAQSAGWTVTNEQSIHSPQLQDAKWEITMTLDDYKEEISKLDDVPEKLKLLIQSEVTLLEQTRSTQPMSTYVFCANQS; from the coding sequence ATGAGCGAGGAAATGATTGAAACCATTGTTAAATGTATGTCGTCTGATAAGGATATGAATGCTGTTCAACGAATTCAGACGGAGCATCGTTTGAAGTTGGTGCAGGCATGGGGAATTAAAGAAGGTAGCCGTGTCTTAGAAATTGGCTGTGGACAAGGGGATACGACGGCTGCATTGGCGTATGTCGTTGGAGAAGCGGGGTTTGTCCACGGCGTGGATATTGCGGCTCCTGATTATGGAGCGCCCATCACAGTCGGCGATGCTGCTCGTTACTTACAGCAATCGGTTTTAGGTAAACAGGTTCAAATGGAGTTCAACGTTGATGTTTTAGCGGCGGATGTTGATTTTCCAGAAGATAGTTTTGATTATATTGTGTTCTCGCATTGCTCGTGGTATTTGAGGTCGTTTGAGGAACTGGAAGCTATTTTGGAGAAGAGTAGAAAATGGGGCAAGCGCTTATGCTTTGCGGAATGGGATGCGCGTATTCAAACGATTGAGCAATACTCTCATTTTTTGGCTGTTCTGATTCAATCGCAGTATGAGTGCTTCAAGGAAAGCAGTTTGTCTAATATACGTACGCTATTTACGCCCGATGATGTCAAGCGGATTGCGCAAAGTGCGGGATGGACGGTTACTAATGAACAATCTATTCATTCGCCACAGTTGCAGGATGCGAAATGGGAAATTACGATGACGTTAGATGATTATAAAGAGGAGATTAGTAAACTTGATGATGTGCCTGAAAAATTAAAGTTACTCATTCAATCTGAAGTGACTTTATTGGAACAAACTCGTAGCACTCAGCCAATGTCCACGTATGTATTCTGTGCTAATCAATCATAA
- a CDS encoding RNA-binding domain-containing protein: protein MYEESSAIELKRQVTDGLKKEVIAFINTNGGTIVIGVEDDGSVIGLPHAQQDLESISSMLRDSIKSDVLVYTQAEIISIEGKEVIEIEIARGTRRPYHLASKGMKPSGVFVRHGTTVNPASDEAIRKMIMESDGTSFENIRCMNQTLAFDYAERLFTEEGLSFGQTQQRTLGIMNEEGYYTNLGLLLSEQCEHTVKCARYQGITKLEFRDRKEFGGSLLKQVNDVYDYLQMHNASVAEFNGLQRIETSEYPSDALREALINAVVHRDYGFSGSILIHIFDDRIEIVSVGGLVQGLSVEDIELGISQSRNSKLANCFYRLKWIESYGTGLQRIRESYAGVKQEPFWEIGPNAFVVTLPKKDLVSLKKDQGVSLNLMGWMKQHETFTSKELENYLDRSKSSVRQLITELVASDVIERMGRGPATKYRVKM from the coding sequence ATGTATGAGGAGAGTTCGGCAATTGAGTTGAAACGTCAGGTAACGGATGGGTTGAAAAAAGAAGTTATCGCCTTTATAAATACAAATGGTGGAACAATTGTTATTGGAGTGGAGGATGACGGTTCCGTGATAGGGCTTCCGCATGCACAGCAGGATCTTGAGTCGATTAGTAGCATGTTACGTGATAGCATCAAATCCGATGTGCTTGTGTATACACAGGCTGAAATAATATCGATAGAAGGGAAGGAAGTTATTGAAATTGAGATTGCCAGAGGAACTAGGAGACCTTATCATCTAGCTAGCAAAGGGATGAAGCCATCCGGTGTTTTTGTGCGTCATGGGACGACCGTAAATCCAGCATCAGACGAGGCAATCCGTAAGATGATTATGGAGTCGGATGGCACAAGTTTTGAAAATATACGTTGTATGAATCAAACTTTGGCATTTGATTATGCTGAGCGGTTGTTTACTGAAGAGGGATTGTCTTTTGGGCAAACACAGCAAAGGACGCTTGGGATTATGAATGAGGAAGGGTATTATACGAATCTTGGTTTACTGTTATCGGAGCAATGTGAGCATACTGTCAAATGCGCGCGTTACCAAGGGATTACGAAGTTGGAGTTTCGAGATCGTAAGGAATTCGGTGGTTCGCTTTTAAAGCAAGTGAATGATGTATATGACTATTTACAAATGCATAATGCAAGTGTGGCTGAATTTAATGGGCTGCAGCGAATCGAAACATCAGAATATCCAAGTGATGCGCTACGCGAAGCATTGATCAACGCCGTGGTGCATCGTGATTACGGATTTAGTGGCAGTATTTTAATCCATATTTTCGATGATCGAATCGAGATTGTTTCGGTAGGTGGTTTGGTTCAAGGTCTGTCTGTCGAGGATATTGAATTAGGGATTTCACAAAGCCGTAACTCCAAATTGGCGAACTGTTTTTATCGATTGAAATGGATTGAGAGTTATGGAACGGGGTTACAGCGGATAAGAGAAAGTTATGCAGGTGTAAAGCAAGAACCATTTTGGGAGATTGGACCAAACGCTTTCGTTGTTACATTGCCAAAAAAGGATTTAGTGTCATTGAAAAAGGATCAAGGTGTTTCGTTAAATTTGATGGGTTGGATGAAGCAACATGAGACTTTTACGAGTAAAGAATTAGAAAACTATCTTGATAGAAGTAAATCATCCGTTCGTCAGTTGATAACTGAACTTGTTGCTTCAGATGTGATTGAACGCATGGGGCGTGGGCCTGCGACCAAGTATCGTGTGAAAATGTGA